Proteins encoded by one window of Salvia splendens isolate huo1 chromosome 14, SspV2, whole genome shotgun sequence:
- the LOC121765407 gene encoding cysteine proteinase inhibitor 5-like codes for MASSMTMTTSFFGGAVAAKPAMATTRRSQLAVRASMDLEKAVAETTNTRRGLMLAGMTAAAASSVSKAAMAESLLGGWTPVKDPSAPEYFQLATFEVSEGNKRIEVALTLESVLKVETQVVAGTNYRLILTARDQRPKSNNYKAIVFSQAAPTSLQLTSFKPLLK; via the exons ATGGCTTCATCCATGACCATGACCACCTCGTTCTTTGGTGGCGCCGTCGCCGCAAAGCCAGCCATGGCCACCACCCGTCGCAGCCAGCTGGCGGTGAGGGCCTCCATGGATTTGGAGAAGGCAGTGGCAGAGACCACCAACACGAGGCGGGGCCTCATGTTGGCAGGGATGACCGCAGCAGCAGCGTCGTCCGTCTCAAAAGCCGCGATGGCCGAATC GTTACTCGGCGGGTGGACGCCGGTCAAGGATCCGAGCGCACCGGAGTATTTTCAACTGGCGACATTCGAGGTGTCGGAAGGAAACAAACGGATTGAAGTGGCCTTGACTCTGGAGTCTGTGTTAAAGGTTGAGACGCAGGTGGTGGCTGGTACGAATTACAGGCTGATTCTCACCGCAAGGGATCAACGTCCCAAATCCAACAACTACAAGGCCATTGTTTTCTCCCAGGCCGCGCCGACATCCCTACAGCTCACTTCCTTCAAGCCGCTTCTTAAATAG